In a genomic window of Methanoregula sp. UBA64:
- a CDS encoding response regulator, which produces MYTILVVDDSPFIVDVFVTMLERGGYRTVAAYGGEECLEILKTVTPDLILLDIMMEPMDGWETLEKIKENPATKEVPVLMLTAKQLTPAEAQEYGPFIEDYVLKPITHRELYDAIEHVLSRRQNIRTDVDKAAKSGADDELVGEYARLSKGIDVNKRLMKILETTYSFNDTKVRVSEDLSRALKTMDTDLRFQEARLQQLKTELAGKLA; this is translated from the coding sequence ATGTACACGATTCTTGTGGTCGATGACAGTCCGTTTATCGTAGATGTATTTGTGACGATGCTTGAGCGGGGCGGGTACCGGACGGTGGCTGCTTATGGTGGCGAAGAGTGCCTGGAGATCCTAAAAACGGTCACCCCGGATCTGATCCTCCTCGACATCATGATGGAACCCATGGACGGATGGGAAACCCTGGAGAAGATCAAGGAAAATCCGGCAACCAAAGAGGTGCCGGTACTCATGCTCACCGCAAAGCAGCTGACCCCGGCCGAAGCACAGGAGTATGGTCCTTTTATCGAGGACTATGTGCTCAAGCCCATCACCCACCGCGAGCTTTACGATGCAATCGAACACGTACTCAGCCGCCGGCAGAATATCCGGACCGATGTGGATAAGGCTGCAAAATCCGGGGCCGATGACGAACTTGTCGGCGAATATGCCCGGCTCTCTAAGGGTATCGACGTCAATAAACGCTTAATGAAGATCCTCGAAACAACCTACAGCTTCAATGACACCAAAGTCCGGGTCAGTGAAGATCTCTCCCGTGCCTTAAAAACCATGGACACCGATCTCAGGTTCCAGGAAGCCCGGCTCCAGCAGCTAAAGACCGAACTCGCCGGGAAACTTGCATAA
- a CDS encoding DNA-directed RNA polymerase subunit H: protein MSTKLTVLSHVMVPDHQLMSEEEVSALLSRYHITTEQLPKIYHDDPAVKSIDAKVDDVIRIIRKSHTAGRAEAYRLVIRRPKK from the coding sequence TTGAGCACGAAGTTAACTGTGCTGTCACATGTGATGGTGCCGGATCACCAGCTTATGAGCGAGGAGGAAGTATCAGCGCTGCTCTCCCGCTACCATATTACAACCGAACAGTTACCAAAAATCTATCACGACGATCCTGCTGTTAAGTCCATCGACGCCAAAGTCGATGACGTGATCCGGATTATCAGGAAGAGCCATACTGCCGGCAGGGCGGAAGCCTACCGGCTCGTTATCAGGAGACCCAAGAAATAA
- a CDS encoding potassium channel family protein, whose product MYIIIVGLGGIGRSLVRQAVEHGNNVVVIDHEEARCSEILEHYDILAITGNATDKSTLEEAGIDRTDAFVATTSDDAVNLMTCWLAKRFHVPTVVAIVNQSAHSEFFKEVGVRISENPDDLVASRLYYWTENPQLQQLASIPGGSIFEIVAEEGAPIVGHEIHELKVKDFVFIAIRRTGGGLIIPSGNVRIQAGDTFTVFTKKEAEDDCLRLLNKQLKKSTE is encoded by the coding sequence ATGTATATTATCATCGTGGGGCTCGGCGGCATCGGACGCAGCCTTGTCAGGCAGGCGGTCGAACACGGCAACAACGTCGTCGTGATCGACCATGAAGAAGCCCGGTGCAGTGAGATCCTGGAGCACTACGATATCCTTGCGATCACCGGTAATGCCACGGACAAGTCCACGCTTGAGGAGGCCGGCATTGACCGGACCGATGCGTTTGTCGCAACAACGAGCGACGATGCGGTCAACCTGATGACCTGCTGGCTTGCAAAACGGTTCCACGTCCCTACGGTCGTTGCCATCGTCAACCAGTCAGCCCACTCAGAATTCTTTAAGGAAGTCGGGGTCAGGATCAGCGAGAACCCGGACGACCTCGTGGCATCGCGGCTCTACTACTGGACCGAGAACCCGCAGCTCCAGCAGCTCGCCTCGATCCCCGGCGGCAGCATCTTCGAGATCGTGGCAGAAGAGGGCGCACCGATCGTGGGCCACGAGATCCATGAACTCAAAGTGAAAGACTTCGTTTTCATCGCCATCCGGAGAACCGGCGGCGGGCTCATTATCCCGAGCGGGAATGTCCGGATCCAGGCCGGGGATACCTTCACGGTCTTTACCAAGAAAGAGGCCGAGGACGACTGCCTGCGGCTCTTAAACAAACAGTTAAAAAAATCAACGGAGTGA
- the rnhB gene encoding ribonuclease HII — protein sequence MICGVDEAGKGSVLGPMVVAGVAVRSAAVFDDLGVKDSKTLSPAERERLFPLIKKRCRTAVVILPSEEIDRIRREMTMNAIVARAHAQVIEKAHPKTAYVDACDVNPLRYAETVKSHLATPCEIVSEHHADDTYPIVSAASIIAKVTRDREIEKLKEKYGDIGSGYPSDPVTIAYLSAYIDEHRVPPPIARKSWKTVSALLGKKSQSSLAAFF from the coding sequence GTGATCTGCGGGGTCGACGAAGCGGGAAAAGGATCGGTGCTGGGGCCGATGGTGGTTGCGGGAGTGGCTGTTCGTTCCGCCGCTGTCTTTGACGACCTCGGGGTAAAGGATTCCAAAACCCTCTCACCGGCCGAGCGGGAACGGCTCTTTCCTCTTATAAAAAAGCGGTGCAGGACCGCTGTTGTCATCCTCCCGTCTGAAGAGATTGACCGTATCCGACGCGAGATGACGATGAATGCCATCGTTGCCCGGGCGCATGCGCAGGTGATCGAGAAAGCGCATCCCAAAACCGCGTATGTCGATGCCTGCGATGTCAACCCGCTCCGGTATGCAGAGACCGTAAAGAGCCACCTTGCGACCCCCTGCGAGATCGTATCCGAGCACCACGCGGATGATACCTACCCAATCGTATCCGCAGCAAGCATCATCGCGAAAGTCACCCGGGACCGGGAGATTGAAAAACTCAAGGAAAAGTATGGCGATATCGGGAGCGGGTACCCGTCCGACCCGGTTACCATCGCGTACCTCTCCGCATATATCGACGAGCACCGCGTTCCCCCGCCTATAGCCCGGAAAAGCTGGAAGACGGTCAGCGCCCTGCTCGGGAAAAAATCCCAGAGCAGCCTTGCGGCATTTTTTTAA
- a CDS encoding roadblock/LC7 domain-containing protein codes for MCADKRAAFIEKIRVIDGVTDCALVSRDGIIQGKYFNRNLNEPWFGALSATLFASAESAGHLLDMEDPSSITIQAAGSSLLVMGAGAHFLIAAVLNGTAQKDDVASRICAVAAEIGEVM; via the coding sequence ATGTGTGCGGATAAACGTGCAGCATTTATTGAAAAGATACGGGTCATTGATGGTGTGACGGATTGCGCATTAGTTTCACGGGACGGTATTATCCAGGGAAAATATTTTAACCGGAATTTAAACGAACCCTGGTTCGGAGCGCTCTCTGCTACCCTTTTTGCATCTGCAGAATCTGCCGGGCACCTTCTGGATATGGAAGACCCGTCTTCCATTACCATTCAGGCGGCCGGGTCGTCCCTGCTGGTCATGGGTGCCGGGGCGCATTTTCTTATCGCAGCAGTCCTTAACGGTACTGCACAGAAAGATGATGTGGCTTCGCGTATCTGCGCCGTTGCTGCAGAGATCGGGGAGGTGATGTAA
- a CDS encoding SPFH domain-containing protein, which translates to MAFIETLLTIFLILVIVIIFAKGVVIIQPYEQGLQIRLGKYIGRMNPGFRWIVPFVSDVTKLDLRTQVVDVPSQEVITKDNSPTNVDAIVYVRVIDPEKAYFEVSNYRMATVALAQTSLRGIIGDMELDEVLYNRDVINTKLRDILDRETDQWGVKVERVEIKEVDPVEAVKNAMTEQTAAERARRAAILRADGEKRSAILKAEGLRQSMILEAEGERQSKVLRAEGERLSRILQAQGEAQGLRILSVGAAPLDKRAITVLSLDALKTMANGQATKIIFPFEISQLIRQGAKFLGADEETVDDIAGRPVMDESILGDIPKREAVDAILKEIQDAVPKVSEEELKDTSKRRLPVNKDGDSEPVSPARE; encoded by the coding sequence ATGGCATTCATCGAAACGTTACTTACCATATTTTTGATCCTTGTCATCGTCATCATCTTTGCAAAAGGTGTCGTGATCATCCAGCCGTACGAGCAGGGTCTCCAGATCCGGCTCGGGAAATATATCGGGCGCATGAACCCGGGGTTCCGCTGGATCGTCCCGTTCGTGAGCGACGTGACAAAACTCGATCTGCGGACGCAGGTCGTGGATGTCCCCAGCCAGGAAGTGATCACCAAAGACAATTCGCCGACAAATGTGGATGCGATTGTCTACGTGCGGGTGATCGATCCCGAGAAAGCCTACTTCGAGGTCTCCAATTACCGGATGGCGACCGTTGCGCTTGCGCAGACCAGCCTCCGTGGCATCATCGGGGACATGGAGCTCGACGAGGTTCTCTACAACCGGGATGTCATCAATACAAAACTCCGGGACATCCTCGACCGTGAGACCGACCAGTGGGGAGTCAAGGTCGAGCGGGTGGAGATAAAGGAAGTGGACCCGGTCGAGGCCGTCAAGAACGCAATGACCGAACAGACCGCAGCAGAGCGGGCACGGCGTGCGGCAATCCTCCGGGCCGATGGGGAGAAGCGTTCCGCGATCCTCAAGGCAGAGGGCCTGCGGCAGAGCATGATCCTCGAAGCGGAAGGAGAACGCCAGAGCAAGGTGCTCCGGGCCGAAGGGGAACGCCTGTCAAGGATCCTCCAGGCGCAGGGCGAGGCTCAGGGCCTGCGCATCCTCTCGGTGGGTGCGGCGCCGCTCGACAAGCGTGCGATCACCGTGCTCTCGCTCGATGCGTTGAAGACCATGGCAAACGGTCAGGCGACCAAGATCATCTTCCCCTTCGAGATCTCCCAGCTGATCCGTCAGGGTGCTAAGTTCCTCGGGGCCGATGAAGAGACTGTCGACGATATTGCGGGCAGGCCGGTCATGGACGAGAGCATCCTTGGCGACATTCCTAAGCGGGAGGCAGTCGATGCAATCCTCAAGGAGATCCAGGACGCAGTTCCCAAGGTCTCCGAGGAGGAGCTCAAGGATACGAGCAAGCGCCGGTTGCCGGTGAATAAAGATGGCGACAGCGAGCCGGTATCACCAGCCAGGGAATAA
- a CDS encoding site-2 protease family protein yields MDWILILVALVALYAIVAYIIHSRNLWADHIVFYGPIMAIKTHRVAFFDKFTRFRTFFRIYGTVGVIAVIIVSVFITVMLFLSIRYTLMIKPEPTGIYEPQNILLLPGINEYVPSTFAVWFAFFLTIVIHEFGHAILCRVENIKVRGMGVLLAVIPIGFFVEPDDEELEQKKGMPKMRMFGAGITNNLVVGFTCFVLIILMFGMVVPATQPAVHGIYKGYPADNASVAQGSVVTAINGIPVESRADVSAILNTTKPGDTVKLSTVKDGTAADYTITLAAWPKEYGNNQTSGFMGVQYYDGTAVKSAVGSMLSPVGFFEFLIVPFASGDAAQYLRILAFDTPDTSYYQAPFAGFWDAIHILFWCAWININVGIFNAIPMVPLDGGYIFKEGVDRLLDRRGLIKYSSYVVGAVSYVMIVVLISLIMLPYLLHM; encoded by the coding sequence ATGGACTGGATCCTGATCCTCGTTGCCCTGGTGGCACTGTACGCCATTGTCGCGTATATTATTCATTCGCGAAACCTCTGGGCCGACCATATTGTTTTTTACGGCCCGATCATGGCGATCAAGACCCACAGGGTTGCGTTCTTCGATAAGTTTACCCGGTTCCGCACGTTTTTCAGGATCTACGGAACGGTCGGTGTCATTGCGGTTATCATTGTCTCCGTTTTTATCACCGTTATGCTCTTTTTGTCGATCCGGTATACCCTCATGATCAAACCGGAGCCGACCGGGATCTACGAGCCGCAGAACATTCTTCTGCTCCCCGGGATCAACGAGTATGTTCCCTCGACATTTGCGGTCTGGTTTGCATTTTTCTTAACCATTGTGATCCACGAATTCGGGCATGCAATCCTCTGCCGGGTGGAAAATATCAAGGTCAGGGGCATGGGCGTGCTCCTTGCCGTTATTCCCATCGGGTTCTTTGTTGAGCCGGATGACGAGGAGCTCGAACAGAAAAAAGGCATGCCCAAGATGCGGATGTTCGGCGCCGGGATCACGAACAACCTTGTCGTGGGGTTTACCTGTTTTGTGCTGATCATCCTCATGTTCGGTATGGTGGTGCCGGCCACGCAGCCGGCAGTCCACGGGATCTACAAGGGCTACCCGGCCGATAACGCGAGCGTGGCGCAGGGGTCGGTAGTAACCGCGATCAACGGGATCCCGGTGGAGAGCCGGGCGGATGTCTCTGCGATCCTCAATACAACAAAACCCGGGGATACGGTGAAGCTCTCCACGGTAAAGGACGGGACCGCAGCCGATTATACGATCACGCTTGCTGCATGGCCAAAGGAATATGGCAATAACCAGACGAGCGGTTTCATGGGAGTCCAGTACTATGACGGTACTGCTGTCAAGTCTGCGGTAGGGTCGATGCTTTCACCGGTCGGGTTCTTTGAGTTTCTGATCGTGCCCTTTGCGAGTGGGGATGCTGCCCAGTACCTGCGCATCTTAGCGTTCGATACGCCCGATACGTCCTATTACCAGGCGCCGTTTGCCGGGTTCTGGGATGCGATCCACATCCTCTTCTGGTGCGCTTGGATCAACATCAACGTGGGGATCTTCAATGCGATCCCGATGGTCCCGCTGGACGGCGGGTATATCTTCAAGGAAGGAGTCGACCGGCTCCTCGACCGGCGCGGGCTCATTAAGTATTCGAGCTATGTGGTCGGGGCGGTCAGCTACGTGATGATCGTTGTCCTGATCTCGCTTATCATGCTGCCGTATTTGCTGCATATGTGA
- a CDS encoding response regulator, which produces MDTTILIVDDSQFIVDGLAAILSRKGYSPIMAHGGDECLRILKSAIPDLILLDIMMEPMDGWETLEKIKGDPDTREIPVLMFSAKKITPAEAKEHSLSIDDFVSKPVNPAQLIESIQRIFSRRNDIKEELLLAEGKGVDPSLIKEYGALRKSIEVDRNLLVVLRSAVGRDQAGRTPSPDEMAAVRALEEKVASSERRIRELQELLARTAPPAGQQE; this is translated from the coding sequence ATGGATACCACAATTTTAATTGTTGACGACAGTCAGTTTATCGTCGACGGGCTTGCCGCCATCCTGTCCCGCAAGGGATATTCTCCTATCATGGCCCATGGCGGGGACGAGTGCCTGAGGATCTTAAAATCCGCAATTCCCGATCTGATCCTCCTCGATATCATGATGGAACCCATGGACGGGTGGGAGACGTTAGAGAAGATCAAGGGGGATCCCGATACCAGGGAGATCCCGGTGCTCATGTTTTCGGCAAAGAAGATCACTCCTGCCGAAGCTAAGGAGCACAGCCTGAGTATCGACGATTTTGTATCAAAACCGGTCAACCCGGCGCAGCTGATCGAATCGATCCAGCGGATATTCTCGCGGAGAAACGATATAAAAGAGGAATTACTCCTGGCTGAAGGTAAAGGGGTTGATCCTTCTCTCATAAAAGAGTATGGTGCCTTGCGCAAGTCGATCGAAGTCGACCGGAACCTTCTCGTTGTCCTCAGATCGGCAGTCGGGAGGGATCAGGCCGGGCGCACTCCTTCGCCTGATGAAATGGCTGCCGTACGGGCCCTTGAGGAGAAGGTAGCCTCGTCCGAGCGGAGGATCCGGGAGCTTCAGGAACTCCTTGCCAGAACCGCACCTCCTGCGGGGCAGCAGGAATGA
- a CDS encoding NfeD family protein, whose translation MVLLEGMALGWLLIVLGAVLLLVEVHSPGFFATVPATVLIIIGILLLLGIDIFNSGWGVIVGVVAALCAAGVTVWMYSRINPEGTPTTISRDSLIGKEGMVIADVDATTIKGKVRIGTTEWSAHSTGLIIPVGRKVRVVDSEGVHIVVEGVD comes from the coding sequence ATGGTACTGCTTGAAGGAATGGCACTGGGATGGCTCCTGATTGTCCTTGGGGCCGTCCTGCTCCTGGTCGAAGTCCACAGCCCGGGTTTTTTTGCCACCGTCCCTGCAACCGTGCTGATCATCATCGGCATCCTCCTCCTCCTGGGAATTGATATCTTCAACTCGGGGTGGGGCGTTATCGTCGGCGTTGTTGCAGCCCTCTGCGCCGCCGGGGTCACGGTGTGGATGTACAGCAGGATTAATCCCGAGGGGACCCCGACTACTATCAGCCGGGACTCGCTCATCGGAAAAGAAGGGATGGTCATTGCCGATGTCGACGCGACAACGATCAAAGGCAAGGTCAGGATCGGTACAACGGAATGGAGTGCCCACTCCACCGGCCTGATTATTCCTGTCGGGAGAAAAGTTCGGGTTGTCGATTCCGAGGGCGTCCATATTGTTGTCGAGGGGGTGGACTAA
- a CDS encoding damage-control phosphatase ARMT1 family protein: MKITETCIDCLISRVGMECGLVGADPETTRRVSSACRSYLVSIKDQPLTHPQIASLVHNHAYQLLSASDPFRALKKQGNAEALSVCKEVRPTLKTFRDFVLASVIGNTFDYGVKGHTVTDNFSAFFKDEFVKGLAIDDTDRIFPLAKKVVYLSDNCGEIVLDRALIQYLKHGGAQITLAVKALPALNDATLEDARELGLDRIVDCLTTNSTKAEIGLCLEEAPPELTRAIKDCTLIIAKGMANFESLFERDDLPPVAFLMAAKCKPVAEMVQVPVGAKVALLKM; this comes from the coding sequence GTGAAGATTACGGAAACATGTATCGACTGCCTCATCTCCCGGGTCGGGATGGAGTGCGGCCTTGTCGGGGCGGACCCGGAAACGACCCGCCGGGTCTCGTCAGCCTGCCGCTCGTACCTGGTATCCATCAAGGACCAGCCCCTCACCCACCCGCAGATCGCAAGCCTCGTTCACAACCATGCCTACCAGCTGCTCTCTGCGTCCGATCCATTCCGTGCTCTCAAAAAACAGGGAAATGCAGAAGCCTTATCGGTCTGCAAAGAAGTCAGGCCCACCCTTAAAACGTTCCGGGACTTCGTGCTTGCCTCGGTGATCGGTAATACCTTCGATTACGGTGTCAAGGGCCACACGGTCACGGATAACTTCTCCGCTTTTTTCAAAGATGAATTTGTAAAAGGATTAGCCATCGACGATACCGACCGGATCTTTCCCCTTGCAAAAAAGGTGGTCTACTTAAGCGACAACTGCGGGGAGATCGTCCTTGACCGGGCCCTGATCCAGTACCTCAAACACGGGGGCGCACAGATCACGCTCGCGGTAAAAGCCCTGCCGGCGCTCAACGATGCAACCCTTGAAGATGCGCGGGAACTCGGTCTCGACCGGATCGTGGACTGCCTTACCACCAACAGCACAAAAGCGGAGATCGGTCTTTGTCTGGAAGAAGCCCCGCCGGAACTTACCCGTGCGATCAAAGACTGCACCCTCATTATCGCCAAAGGTATGGCAAATTTTGAATCCCTTTTCGAGCGTGACGATCTCCCCCCCGTTGCATTCCTGATGGCTGCAAAATGCAAACCTGTTGCAGAGATGGTCCAGGTCCCGGTCGGCGCAAAAGTTGCACTCTTAAAAATGTGA
- a CDS encoding DNA-directed RNA polymerase subunit B'' gives MIDRSVLSRAYFAREHVARHQLDSFNYFLTENLQKVVNEQKIIETDIENRGKNNEPVWVELGSIEVKKPLVREADGSQAELYPSEARLRNLTYAAPIQLGLTLVHGEDRQEPIVTTIGQLPIMVGSVACNLYGMSDDERVSHGEDAFDPGAYFIVNGTERVLMTLEDLASNKIMTEFTERYNERIYVAKVFSQFRGYRALVVVERNKKNLLEVSFPSVAGHLKFVDLMRALGMTNDQEVVNAVSTDEDILTFMMQNLEESECDSVEDGVMYVGKKLAPNQTRDYQKKRAEFVLDNYLLPHLNYALPATLKEGDEGYEEAVASVRMAKAHFLGRMAEACFDLVLNKRRIDDKDHYSNKRLKLAGDLMEDLFRISLNRLTRDIKYQLERASMRHRDLSIATAVRADVLTERLLHPLATGNWVGGRTGVSQLLDRVDHMAVLSHLRRVISPLSRSQPHFEARDLHPTQWGRICPSETPEGPNCGLVKNFAQMVEISKGVNDEEEIMRILHTLNVEQIRGEVR, from the coding sequence CTGATTGACAGAAGCGTATTATCGAGGGCATACTTTGCACGGGAGCATGTTGCGCGCCACCAGCTTGACTCCTTTAACTATTTCCTGACGGAAAATCTCCAGAAAGTGGTCAACGAACAGAAGATCATCGAGACCGACATCGAAAACCGGGGCAAGAACAACGAACCGGTCTGGGTCGAGCTCGGAAGCATCGAGGTCAAAAAACCGCTCGTCCGGGAAGCCGACGGTTCGCAGGCCGAGTTATACCCGAGCGAAGCGCGTCTCAGGAACCTTACCTATGCGGCCCCGATCCAGCTGGGACTGACGCTCGTACACGGCGAGGATCGTCAGGAGCCGATCGTCACTACCATCGGGCAGCTGCCCATCATGGTCGGTTCGGTTGCCTGCAACCTGTACGGCATGAGCGATGACGAGCGCGTCTCCCACGGGGAAGATGCATTCGACCCGGGTGCGTACTTTATCGTGAACGGGACCGAGCGCGTGCTCATGACCTTAGAGGATCTTGCCTCGAACAAGATCATGACCGAGTTCACCGAACGGTACAACGAACGTATCTATGTAGCAAAGGTGTTCTCGCAGTTCCGCGGTTACCGTGCGCTTGTCGTTGTCGAGAGGAACAAGAAGAACCTGTTAGAGGTCTCGTTCCCGTCCGTTGCCGGGCACCTCAAGTTTGTGGACCTGATGCGTGCGCTCGGCATGACAAACGACCAGGAGGTCGTGAATGCGGTCTCTACCGATGAGGATATCCTTACCTTCATGATGCAGAACCTCGAAGAGAGCGAATGCGACTCGGTCGAGGACGGCGTCATGTACGTGGGTAAGAAACTCGCGCCCAACCAGACGCGGGACTACCAGAAGAAGCGCGCAGAGTTCGTGCTCGACAACTACCTGCTCCCGCACCTCAACTATGCCCTGCCGGCGACGCTGAAGGAAGGCGACGAAGGATACGAAGAGGCAGTAGCCTCGGTCCGGATGGCAAAGGCGCATTTCCTCGGCCGCATGGCAGAAGCCTGTTTTGATCTTGTCTTAAACAAGCGCCGGATCGACGATAAGGACCACTACTCGAACAAGCGGCTCAAGCTCGCCGGCGACCTTATGGAAGACCTCTTCCGTATCTCCTTAAACCGGCTGACCCGTGATATCAAGTACCAGCTCGAACGCGCGAGTATGCGGCACCGCGATCTCTCGATTGCAACCGCAGTCCGCGCCGATGTGCTCACCGAGCGCCTCCTCCACCCGCTTGCCACCGGTAACTGGGTGGGCGGCAGGACCGGTGTCTCGCAGCTTCTGGACCGCGTCGACCACATGGCCGTCCTCTCGCACCTGCGCCGTGTGATCTCTCCGCTCTCGCGCTCACAGCCCCACTTCGAGGCCCGTGACCTGCACCCGACCCAGTGGGGCCGGATCTGCCCGAGCGAGACTCCTGAAGGGCCAAATTGTGGTCTCGTGAAAAACTTCGCACAGATGGTCGAGATCAGCAAGGGTGTTAACGACGAAGAGGAGATCATGCGCATCCTGCATACCTTAAACGTGGAACAGATCCGGGGTGAGGTCCGATGA